Proteins encoded together in one Candidatus Sulfotelmatobacter sp. window:
- a CDS encoding aminotransferase class I/II-fold pyridoxal phosphate-dependent enzyme, whose protein sequence is MKPPKRRPETAAVHGAADLEKKNGPVATPIYQTSTFEVADNDEQQRVTATDRYYTRWGNPTNTVAEQSLAAIEGVEAARTFASGMGAITTTILALLKAGDHIVAQRDIYGGVTKFFSQWLPRLGIETTFVDTNDFEQHARAIRPNTRMLYLESPTNPSLRVVDVKKAAALAKQHNLVSMIDSTFGTPINQHPAEYGIDLVMHSGTKYLSGHADLTCGVVAGSRELMETIHETRTTLGNCMDPHASWMLIRGLKTLAVRVARQNENALRVAEFLGQHEKVRRVHYPFLKSHPQYATAREQMSGGGGMVTFEVEGTAEDARRVSESMHLFTLATSLGSVESLVSIPVLTSHAMISAEQREKMGVTQQMVRLSVGIENADDLIADLEQALEALGARQTVGVE, encoded by the coding sequence ATGAAACCGCCCAAGCGTCGTCCTGAAACCGCCGCCGTGCATGGCGCAGCGGATCTGGAAAAGAAAAACGGTCCGGTCGCCACACCCATCTATCAGACGTCTACGTTCGAGGTCGCCGACAACGACGAGCAGCAGCGCGTTACCGCAACCGACCGCTACTACACCCGCTGGGGCAATCCCACGAACACGGTGGCCGAGCAGTCCCTGGCGGCCATCGAAGGCGTGGAGGCCGCGCGCACCTTCGCCTCCGGCATGGGTGCCATCACCACCACGATTCTTGCTTTGCTGAAGGCGGGAGATCACATCGTCGCGCAGCGTGACATCTATGGCGGCGTAACGAAGTTCTTCTCGCAGTGGCTGCCGCGCTTGGGCATTGAGACCACATTCGTCGACACCAACGATTTCGAACAGCACGCGCGCGCGATTCGGCCGAACACGCGCATGCTCTATTTGGAATCTCCGACCAATCCTTCCCTGCGCGTCGTCGACGTGAAGAAAGCAGCCGCTCTCGCGAAACAACATAATCTAGTCAGCATGATCGACAGCACCTTCGGTACGCCCATCAACCAGCACCCGGCGGAATATGGCATCGACCTCGTGATGCATTCCGGCACGAAATATCTGAGCGGCCACGCCGACCTGACCTGCGGCGTGGTGGCGGGCAGCCGAGAGTTGATGGAAACAATTCACGAGACGCGCACGACGCTCGGCAACTGCATGGACCCGCACGCCTCTTGGATGCTGATCCGCGGGCTCAAGACGCTGGCCGTGCGCGTGGCCCGGCAGAATGAGAACGCTTTGCGCGTGGCAGAGTTCCTGGGTCAACATGAAAAAGTCCGGCGCGTGCATTATCCATTTCTGAAGAGCCATCCCCAGTACGCCACGGCGCGCGAACAGATGAGCGGTGGCGGCGGCATGGTCACCTTCGAAGTGGAAGGCACTGCCGAAGACGCGCGCCGCGTCAGCGAGTCGATGCACCTGTTCACCCTGGCCACCAGCCTCGGCAGCGTTGAGTCGCTGGTATCGATCCCAGTGCTGACCTCGCACGCCATGATCTCCGCCGAGCAGCGGGAAAAGATGGGCGTCACCC